One Campylobacter pinnipediorum subsp. caledonicus genomic window carries:
- the selA gene encoding L-seryl-tRNA(Sec) selenium transferase encodes MDFKDLLQVDKILNLEEFKLYSKPLLATISRVVLDEQRKLIIQKKPSLSKDEIINEISQRYAEFQRFSFQKVINATGVVMHTNLGRSIIDEEILKRAKDVICSYSNLEFDLQSGSRGNRYDYVSNLCKVLFGCEDALVVNNNASAVFLILNTFAKNKEVVVSRGELVEIGGSFRIPDVMLNSGAILKEVGTTNKTNIYDYKNAITQDTNMLFKAHKSNFDIVGFTQSVAMKDIINIAKENGLIDYYDLGSGYVNELGYNLSKDEPSISRLLQDGVSLVSFSGDKLFGSVQSGIILGKKELISKLRKNQLLRMLRVDKVVLSILCESIKAYINKELSLITTINLINKKENDLFDLANFINSKLSKPLKILKTTTFVGGGSLPNKNIPSVALAIMGNAIKNEQKYREKNVIGRIENNSFIFDLRSILDKDVDDLIKIINELENE; translated from the coding sequence ATGGATTTTAAAGACCTTTTACAAGTTGATAAGATTTTAAATCTTGAAGAGTTTAAGCTTTATTCAAAACCATTGCTAGCAACAATATCAAGGGTGGTTTTGGATGAACAAAGAAAGCTTATAATACAAAAAAAGCCATCATTATCAAAAGATGAAATAATAAATGAAATTTCTCAAAGATATGCTGAGTTTCAAAGGTTTTCATTCCAAAAAGTAATCAATGCTACCGGTGTTGTTATGCATACAAATCTAGGAAGAAGCATTATTGATGAAGAAATTTTAAAAAGAGCAAAAGATGTAATATGTTCTTATTCGAATTTAGAGTTTGATTTACAAAGTGGTTCTCGTGGCAATAGGTATGATTATGTCTCCAATTTGTGCAAGGTTTTATTTGGTTGCGAAGATGCTTTGGTTGTAAATAACAATGCTAGTGCTGTTTTTTTGATACTAAATACATTTGCAAAAAACAAAGAAGTTGTGGTTAGTAGAGGTGAGCTTGTTGAAATAGGCGGTAGTTTTAGGATACCAGATGTTATGTTAAACTCGGGAGCTATTTTAAAAGAAGTAGGCACAACAAATAAAACAAATATTTATGATTATAAAAATGCAATCACACAAGATACAAATATGCTTTTTAAGGCACACAAATCAAACTTTGATATAGTTGGTTTTACTCAAAGTGTTGCTATGAAAGATATTATAAATATTGCAAAAGAAAATGGGCTTATTGATTATTATGATCTTGGAAGTGGTTATGTAAATGAGCTTGGATATAATTTAAGCAAGGATGAGCCAAGTATTTCAAGGTTGCTTCAAGATGGAGTTAGCTTGGTTAGTTTTAGTGGCGATAAGCTTTTTGGCTCTGTTCAAAGCGGTATTATTTTGGGAAAAAAAGAGCTTATATCAAAACTTCGCAAAAATCAGCTTCTTAGAATGCTAAGGGTTGATAAGGTTGTTCTTAGTATACTTTGCGAAAGTATCAAAGCTTATATAAATAAAGAATTAAGTCTTATAACTACAATTAATTTAATAAACAAAAAAGAAAACGACTTGTTTGATTTGGCTAATTTTATAAACTCAAAACTATCAAAACCACTTAAAATTTTAAAAACTACAACCTTTGTTGGTGGCGGTAGTTTACCAAACAAAAATATACCTAGTGTGGCATTAGCTATTATGGGTAATGCTATTAAAAATGAACAAAAATATAGAGA
- a CDS encoding formate--tetrahydrofolate ligase — protein sequence MLSDIQIATSANLINIKDVASNLGLSEDELELYGKYKAKINPKLQKSNSKLILVTATNPTPYGEGKTTTSIGLADALKHIGKNVCLALREPSLGPVFGIKGGAAGGGYSQIAPMQDLNLHFTGDFHAITSANNLISAVIDNSIYQNNLLDIQQVLWNRCMDMNDRALRHITVGQGGKFDGVERQDSFNITAASEIMAILCLCDSLGDLKEKISNIIVALNSKSEPIYVRDLGCEDAVVILLKDALKPNLFQTLENTPTLVHGGPFANIAHGCNSIIATKTALNLADYVVTEAGFGSELGAEKFIDIKCKKADILPDATVLVSTIRSIKYNGGVSKEDIAKPNLKALQDGIKNLGGHIENLKTKFGLNLVVALNKFATDTKEEIDFVKDYCAKFNVKVAVCENFANGGKGAVELANLVLEEIDKPYKINFTYENSDSIQTKIEKIAKQIYGANDVIFEDDALKALKNIKELNLEHFPVCIAKTQYSFSDDANMLGRPTGFEFRVKDLQIRSGAGFIVAVCGKIMLMPGLSAHPNALNMKIDTKTGEITGLA from the coding sequence ATGTTAAGTGATATTCAAATAGCTACAAGCGCAAATTTAATAAATATAAAAGATGTTGCCAGTAATTTGGGCTTATCAGAAGATGAACTTGAATTATATGGCAAATATAAAGCAAAAATTAATCCAAAACTACAAAAATCAAACTCAAAACTTATCTTAGTCACAGCAACAAATCCAACACCTTATGGCGAAGGAAAAACAACAACTTCTATAGGTCTCGCAGATGCACTTAAACATATAGGTAAAAATGTATGTTTGGCGTTAAGAGAGCCTTCTCTTGGTCCAGTTTTTGGAATAAAAGGTGGAGCGGCCGGTGGAGGTTATTCTCAGATAGCCCCTATGCAAGATTTAAATTTGCATTTTACCGGTGATTTTCATGCTATTACATCCGCAAATAACTTAATATCAGCAGTGATAGACAATAGTATTTATCAAAATAATCTACTCGACATACAACAGGTTTTATGGAATCGTTGTATGGATATGAATGATAGAGCTTTGAGACATATTACTGTCGGTCAAGGTGGCAAATTTGATGGCGTGGAAAGACAAGATAGCTTTAATATAACAGCAGCTAGTGAGATTATGGCTATTTTGTGTCTTTGTGATAGTTTGGGTGATTTAAAAGAAAAAATATCAAACATTATAGTGGCATTAAACTCAAAATCAGAGCCTATTTATGTGCGTGATCTGGGTTGTGAGGATGCTGTTGTTATACTTTTAAAAGATGCGTTAAAACCAAATTTATTTCAAACATTAGAAAATACTCCGACATTGGTTCACGGAGGCCCTTTTGCAAACATAGCTCACGGATGTAACTCAATCATAGCAACAAAAACAGCTTTAAATTTGGCTGATTATGTTGTTACTGAGGCTGGATTTGGTTCAGAACTTGGTGCTGAGAAATTTATAGATATAAAATGCAAAAAAGCGGATATATTGCCAGATGCTACGGTTTTAGTAAGTACCATTAGATCTATAAAATACAATGGTGGTGTAAGCAAAGAAGATATAGCAAAACCAAATTTAAAAGCATTACAAGATGGTATAAAAAATCTTGGTGGTCATATAGAAAATTTAAAAACAAAATTCGGCTTAAATTTAGTTGTGGCTTTAAATAAATTTGCTACAGATACAAAAGAAGAGATTGATTTTGTTAAAGATTATTGTGCTAAATTTAATGTAAAAGTAGCAGTTTGTGAAAATTTTGCAAATGGTGGAAAAGGTGCTGTAGAACTTGCAAATTTAGTTTTAGAAGAGATTGACAAGCCTTACAAGATAAATTTTACTTATGAAAATAGTGACAGTATCCAAACAAAAATAGAAAAAATAGCAAAACAAATTTATGGTGCTAATGATGTTATCTTTGAAGACGATGCTTTAAAAGCACTGAAAAACATAAAAGAGCTTAATCTTGAGCATTTTCCGGTTTGTATAGCAAAAACACAGTATTCTTTTAGCGATGATGCAAATATGCTTGGCAGACCTACTGGGTTTGAGTTTAGAGTTAAAGATTTGCAAATTCGTTCAGGTGCTGGTTTTATTGTTGCTGTTTGTGGTAAGATTATGCTAATGCCAGGACTTTCAGCTCATCCAAATGCTCTAAATATGAAGATAGATACAAAAACTGGTGAGATAACAGGTTTGGCATAA
- the rbfA gene encoding 30S ribosome-binding factor RbfA, with product MNQSEIKRLRTESILKELIPEALATLEDQILQSLCVTEVECKKGRYDAFVYLDKMAFDEREQAYILSHLRRVCKHLQNHCMAAEGWYRCPNFHFQFDDRLEYQNHIDKLFDKISKDLNKNG from the coding sequence ATGAACCAGTCAGAAATTAAAAGACTTAGAACAGAAAGTATTTTAAAAGAGCTTATACCTGAGGCTTTAGCAACTCTTGAAGATCAAATTTTGCAAAGCCTTTGTGTAACAGAGGTTGAATGTAAAAAGGGTAGATATGATGCTTTTGTCTATCTTGATAAAATGGCCTTTGATGAAAGAGAACAAGCTTATATATTATCTCATTTAAGAAGAGTTTGTAAGCATTTACAAAATCATTGCATGGCAGCTGAAGGTTGGTATAGATGCCCAAATTTTCATTTTCAATTTGATGATAGGCTTGAGTATCAAAATCATATTGATAAGCTTTTTGATAAAATTTCTAAGGATTTAAATAAAAATGGATAA
- the rimP gene encoding ribosome maturation factor RimP — MDNLSELVKECGVELYDTEIANENSKAIFRVYITKNGGVNLEDCEKVSRFLSPIFDVTPPISGDYILEVSSPGLERKLEQPKHFISSIGELLKIKTNETTFKGRLISVNNTSIILQNNDGDVTINFADIKKAKTYLEW, encoded by the coding sequence ATGGATAATTTAAGTGAACTAGTAAAAGAGTGTGGTGTAGAGCTTTATGATACAGAGATAGCAAACGAAAACTCAAAAGCTATTTTTAGGGTTTATATAACAAAAAATGGTGGAGTTAATCTTGAAGATTGTGAAAAAGTTAGTAGATTTTTATCGCCTATCTTTGACGTAACACCACCAATATCTGGTGATTATATATTAGAAGTAAGCAGTCCTGGCTTGGAGAGAAAATTAGAGCAACCAAAGCATTTTATATCCAGCATAGGTGAACTTTTAAAAATTAAAACAAACGAAACAACATTTAAAGGAAGATTAATATCTGTAAATAATACTTCTATTATATTACAAAATAATGATGGAGATGTTACCATAAATTTTGCAGACATAAAAAAAGCAAAAACTTATTTGGAGTGGTAA